In Syngnathoides biaculeatus isolate LvHL_M chromosome 8, ASM1980259v1, whole genome shotgun sequence, the genomic stretch CCCAAGTGTTATGCTGCTTCATGAAGCTTCATCTTGCCATCACTGGTGAGCACACTATTTAGTTAGTTATTTTCATAgagctgcaaagcatgctggtaGGATGCAAATACAGtttacagtgcatgttttgtgtcaattattttgtgagtcattcttttatttattttattatttgctagttatgctactctgtttgctgtggtgtgataattttagtttcgatgtgacaccgtgagtgtgtacaacattgtcagtaatgacGTGCCAACACAGGCAATGTGTGGGATTATGTTAACATCTTGTGTTTACAGATGGGAAATGCAAATCTTTTTCACTGACTTGTCTGTGCCATTTTATGGTATCTAACATACTTACTAATGAGACTAatgagcatgcatgctaacaatgtaatcagtgtgtttaagtgtactttgttggacaagtttCAGaataacatttgcaaatgttggaactcagtgttcACATAAAGTACAACAGATTGTAAggtgccatgtctaatgtggcatCTCGTGTATTTATAAGAGAATGTAAAACTTTTAgatcatgaaaatacagtaaattaaaaaacaaaaaaattggagtCTAAAGTGTGCGAATATGTGGGgccgcgaatgggcaagggctcactgtattttaaaatttactcTTCTTtgtagaaaaacacacacacgcacattgacacacacgcacacaaggcAGAGTATGTACGTGGGATATCGTTTCCACACATTGTAATCAGTGCATGTACCATCTTGTATGCCTGCCTGCCATACTGAAAGGCCTGTAGTCTTACCTGTGCCTGTGACTATATTAAAGCTACTAGAACCAACTTCACTTTCATGTCCATTGTTTTCTGAGTGACTCCTCGGGGGCGAACGGGGCATACTTATATTGAGGCTATCATCTATACAGTCGAACCCTAATCTCTCCAACAGAATACAACACATTGCTATTATTGTATTTTGCAGCTTTTCCCCTGGTTATGTTTGTACTGAGGATTGAGTCAATACTTGTGcaatgttggctttttttttttttttgtcatttattctttGTACTCCAGCAAAATGAAACTTAGGTAAATCAATCAttattgaaaatttaaaaaatatatcacatttgtcattcagAATTCATCAGGATTGTAGCCATTTTTGTTACTTTATTTTCCCAGCAAACTTGAACAAAGGTAAATCAATCGTGattgaaaatttcacaaaatatgTAGCATGTCATTGAGAATTCATCAGGATTCAAACCTTTTATtgttactttattttaaatgttgaatgTATTATAGCACTTTTATAACAGTATCAAAGTCCAAAGCACTTTCCAGATGCTAATAGAAAGGCACAAAGGCACACATTCAGACACCACTAAGTAGCTGCTGCAATGCAGGTGGTGCCAGGCCCCTGGGAGGAATTTCGGACCCAGTTTTGAGGCGTTCTACCAActaagtggtttttttttgtttgtttgtttttcacaatttcactTCCCATTCAGaaacttacaaaaaaatcaagGCATTCCTGTCAAAAGCATGGCTACATGATGCCATAATAAAAGGAAGGAAACCTACCTGTTTCTTCATCAATGGCAAACCGTCCAAGGCCACTCCCATCACGAATGGAATACTGGATTTCTCCATCCCtgccatcatcttcatcattagcactgacttgtaGGAGGGTAGTTCCAATACGTGCATTTTCTTTAATTAATCCTGACAGGGCAAATGGGGCAAAGTACGGTGCATAGAGGTTCTCATTTACATCCAAGACCTCTACTTCCACAAAGGtgacagagagaagagatactGGTTTTCCTTTGTCTTTGGCCCGAACAGTAAGGTTGTAGAACTGTTGTGTCTCATAGTCCAGTTCTTTGGTCAGACGAATGGCTCCACTTGTTTTGTCTATATCAAACCATCCATTGTAATCATTGGCTAAAGAGTAGCGGACCTGGCCACCCAAACCCAGGTCTAAGTCTTGGGTTTCTAACCAGGCCACAACTGTTCCAACTGGGAGATCCTCTAGAACCCTGGCTTTGTACACGCTTGGGATAAATAGTGGGGGACAGTCATTTACATCTTCCAATATGACTTTTAATGAGGTTATAGTAAACCTCTGTCTCCCTTTATCTGCTTTATCTCGAGCCTCAATcttcaaataaaaagaagagCCAAACTCCCTGTCAAGTTGTCCAGCAATGTATACTATGCCATTTGTCGAGTTGATTCCAAATTGTGTGGTGCTAGTCAAAAAAGAGTACAAAAGTTCTCCATTAAGTCCATGATCTTTATCAGTGGCTTCCACTTGAATGACATTTGTCCCTATGACTGTGTTTTCAGATATGACGACTGTATAACCACCTTCTTGCAAAAACTCGGGTGCATTATCATTAGCATCCAAAACGTAGACAGTAAGCAAGTGCCAAGCAGCTTTCTGTGGCAGGCCAAGGTCATAGATAGTTATGTTGAGGATATAACGATCTCTTTTTTCTCTATCCATGGGAAGAAAAACACTAACAAGACCTGTGTCCATGTCAATCGTAAAACAGCTATCAGTATTTCCGTCTGAAATAGAGTAAAGAAGCTGGCCGTTGAAACCAGTGTCCCCATCATATGCATTAATCTGAAAAACACTTGAGCCCACCTTTAGATCTTCTACTACAGAAATATCGGCAGGGAAAGAGCTCTCAAACTGTGGCATTTGGCGATTGACAGAAAAAAGGTCAATAAAATCTTCTATTTTTGGCTTGTTGCTCGCCTTTGACTTTTTGAGTAATTTTTCAGCTAATTTTTGAGCTACCCTTGTTTCTTTGCAGTTCAAACCTTTGGGGGGAGATTTCCCATTAATAAGTGAAATATTCACAAACATAGGATCAGAAAAATTCTCACCATCCGTGGCAGTTATTTTCAGACTGAAGACACCATTCTTTGGATTGGCTGTTGCCAAGGGCCTTCTCAGTGCAAGGACCCCTGAATCAGGGTTTAGGTCAAAGTACCCCCACTCATTTcctgaaattattttgtattttaccaGCTCTAACTCATCTATATCGATTGCAGACATTGTGGTAATCACTTCATCCATTGGGAACTCTCTGGAAATCATACCCTGACATGCTATTTTCTCAAACAAGGGCTGGTTGTCATTTATATTCTCCAAGTGAATAGTAACATTTATTTCACTTTCTCGCCTATAAGGTGATCCCCAGTCAGATGCTCTGACGACAAACATAAAGCTCTCTGAAAAAGTTTCAAAGTCCAAAGCTTTCGTGGTGCTGATAACACCAGAAAACTGATTAATTTTGAATGGCAAGTTCAGAAGACTGGAGATACTATAAGTTATGTATCCATTTTCTCCTTTATCCACATCTACTGCAGAAACAGTTAATACAGAGGTCCCAACTGGAACACTTTCATTCACAATAACCTTGTAAGAGGACTGAGTAAATGTTGGCGTGTTGTCATTGGCATCGTCAATAGAAATTTGCACTTGAACTTTGAGATCACTATCTATTTCTAGAACCTCCAGGCTAAAGACATACTGAGTCACCTGGCTAAACCAGCGAGTGGTGGAGATGGCACCAGTTaaagtatttatttgaaaaaagccGGAATCTGCAGAGGGTGTCATGACATATTCTGCATCATCTGGCTCTGGTTTAATTTTCACTGCCAGTACAATTGTACCTGGCGGTGCCATTTCACTCAAATTAACGTCATAAAACTCATGCTCAAACTTGACATccactttttgttgtttggcAACTGCAAGATGAACAACTTTGACTGCTGAGAATTTGGGTGGATTTCCTTTGTCTTTAGCTTGCAATGTGAGGTTACAGCCATGTGGGTAAGTCTCCCAATGAACTGTCTCAGAAGCCCTAATTGCAAATTCAACTTCATTAAATCTTTCGATGAAAAATTGGTCAGACAGGTTTCCACCAACAATGACAACAGAGTCTACATCACCATTTAAACCTTCATCTGGGTCTTCAACCGTAACTATGGCATATACTGAATTTTTATCAAGCCAAGAAGGTTTCTGGGTAACTACGTTTATTAGTGGCGCATGCTCATTTACACGCTCAACATGGACAAAGAGTTTGGCTGTGCTACTGACTCCATTATTTCCATAGAGTTTCATACCTCGGTCCACTGCCAGTATTTCTAAGTCATACCGGTTTTGTTCCTCAACATTGAGCTTTCCACTAAGGGAAACAACACCACTAGTTGGATGAACTGAAAATAGCTcccttttttctttgaaaaagtaGTAAAACTCCCCATTGGAGCCAATATCTGCATCGGTTGCTGTAACTTGTGCTATGCTTGTCCTGAGAGGGGTACTTTCTGCTATGGTCACAGAATAAGTGGTGGGGGAGAACAGTGGTCTTAGGTCATTCATATCTAAGACTTGGATGCTGACTTTAGCCCAGGCCTCCACTTGTGTCTCTCCCTTAATCGAGCCTTTGACTGTTAAAACATAGTTGTCCTGAATTTCTCTGTTTAAGATGGCAGCATTTCCGCCTTTAGTTCTTATGCGCAAGAAGCAGAAGTCACCCAGAACATATTCCTCAGCCTTGAAAAAACCTTCATCATCTCCTAATGTGATTCTGTAGCGAATGTCCCAGGAGCGCTGTGCCAGGTGGATGCCCATTTTAATTTTACTGTTGGCATAGGTGCGAGCAGCAGAATTTTCATGGACTGTGGCATGGTACACTGGCTGAGTGAAACCAAAATAAGGTCCATTCTGAGGGGCCCCTTGGGTGTTCTGGCTGCAGCAGGGTGGTGGTTTGAGGAGAAACAACAGCAGAAGCAAGATGAGGCCAAGCAGAGGGGCACGCATGCCTGCCCACTGGCCCATATTCATATCCATCCCATCATCACTCCAtcctgcaacagaaaaataCAGGTGAACATAGCAAGAGAGATATATAGCAACAAAAGGAACCAAAATTTGACCTATGAACTCTGCCCTCTTGGCTTATTAAgggaggaagtggcaatgagtgcatgtttttgggaagataAAATGAGGTCCGACATGATCCTTTGTGGTTGTAAAACAATGACATTCAATTGCAAGTTTCATAAAAACCAGAGTTGGTTTGTGGAGGAACAAAATAATTATATGGCTAGCAAGATAAGTGTAacatcaccaaaacaaacaCTAAAGAACCTGCCGCTGGACATAATGATGGGTTACTTACCCATGACCCTATCCTAACCATTTTACAAACATGCAATCGCTCCAGAGGCAATGAGATATGGTTTTGAACTGGAAGTCACATTAAGGCGTTCAGAGTATGTTCTcgaaaaaaattcaaccacaAATATCTGCAAATCTAGTCTTTGGAAGACAAGCCTGATCCGGTAAATGCCACGTTGTGGTCAAAAGAGTGCTACACTGGTCTGCAACTTGATGATTTGCCACTTTTCACCACAAGGAATACATGGATGGGGTTGTACAAAAAAGCAAGCTTTAAAAACATTGCCAAGTACAAAGATGGAATTCTCAGCCACATATAGTGTACACTTTGCTTTtacaaaagcaacattttattgTCTTGCACAAGAGTGTTGATCTCtgaatgtttgggttttttttttctgcctggcCAAAATCCACCTCTGTGGAAACAATCTTAACTCACTGTGAAGCCGAcatttaaatataattgaagttATTCAGGGAAGACAGACTCAAATCAACActagagaaatgaagatgaaggACTCTACAATTTTCATCTGACCCTAAACTGTCATCGGAATATCAACTTGAAGAGGTTGAGTGGAGGTGGGGGTTGGTAATGGGAAGAGGGGCATTTTGAAGATTTTCCTGTGTGAAAAGTCCCAAAGCTATCTACATCAATTTTACTAGGTCAGTCCGTCTTTGCTCaggaaaaaattgtgaaaaagagTGAGGCGGCCTTAAAATACCTCAACCAATTGCAAACTACCTTCACAATAACAATAAAGCATGCCACAGACATCTTGGTAAGACACTAGGGAACTGTTCTAcatttaagataaaaaaaaatgtaaaatgtatacTTTAACATGTGAATGTCATTCTCTTGTACAGTGATTCCAAACCTTTATTTAGCCAACTGTTTGAAAAATATCACGTCACACCACCGAATCGAAGtgtaacaaaaagtggatacacaagTCAATTGTACACTTTCCACCATGAAATAGAAGAgcgtttatttgttctgtctgtcttcaTATCCCGCTGCCATAGATTTCAGTGGTTTGGTCATGCCACTGCCTTGTGCGTGGATGGTGCTGGCaacagctcctcacctgcatcTCAGTAATGATAATTATGTCTTGTATTCAAGCCTCGGGTTTTGTGTCATTAGTTGCCAGTTCGTTTTGTGTGTGAATTTGTGTCAGTTTACCAGCTTCTTGTTAGTGTATATGCCTCGTTACCACTTCCCAGTGTTGatgtgccaccatagtcaagTCGTCTTGTTTTGGTTCATGTGCCATGCTTTTCGCCTAGAAATATTTGActtcgtttttatttttttggaccttgcctttttgccTTACGTTTTGTGCTTTTGCCCTTTTGCCACCTGTGTTTTGACTTTTGCCTGGATTAAACTTCCCTCAAAACCACGTCCTTGCCTCGGCATtctgtatttgggtcctaccccttgctgcttgctcatgacaatagATACATGAACAAAGACACGTTATTTGTTATAAATAactaatattttgaccaattaagtgaaatctCATAATCTCACACTAGATGAGCTCTCACGACACACTAATATGCCACAGTCTGAGTCACACTCTGAATGGGAATCACATCGCTCTAGGAAATAGGTTGGGAATTTTTGCCGCAATTACCACATGTTTTCACTGGACCTGTGAGTCAGACCACATAATATTTAGGATCATTGGCTGACGAAGTAGATTGGTTGTATCTCAGCTTGAAGGTTGGAGTCCCCAGTTACCATATAACCATGCCAGATTATTTTTAGGAAGATCGTGAAGCCCCACTTGCTCCTGATGGTGCCTCAGTAGTTTGTGAACGAACTGTTAGATTGCATCCACTGCAACCTATACAACCATCCGCAACCATTTGGATAATGATGTCAATGGAAAGCATCAAGGAAATGAAGATAGTCAAGTAAATTAATCAGTTAAAAATGAGCTAATAGCTTGTGTTAATAATTTAGGATACTCGGGCTGCACTTTGCTGCTTTTTACAAGTACAGCACTTCATGCATACAGTATAAATTCATACAGTAGTAATTCATAAATATCACCGACTTTAAGTCAACAGACTTTGCGTACAAAAAAGCCACAGAATccatcaaatcaaaagcctttattgtcattacatgctgtgcatacaatgatgagtgcttctccacaaggtgcaataaaatagaataaaaatctaagaacatcttgggtaaaaaaaaaaaaaaaaacaatggacaaAGGATCAAGGCAGAgttgttgctaaaataaataaataaataaatgcacaaaagtgtagttgcaaaatattacattatattgttgttatgttcagtggttttgagttcaaggagttgatggctctgagGAAAAAGTTGCCCTTGGATCTcattgtccgtgttttgtgggacctgtaccgtttgccagagggcagcaggttaaacaggtgatgaccaggatgtgaagagacCTTTGTAATATTactggctctgctgtgatagcgggagttggcaatgtcctctagctggatgcacagcagcggacaggaaagctctTGCTACTTTTAATGTACtcacaaaacatgaaatatctCGGTCCCTGAGTGGACACCCTGATCTAACCATTGAGATAAAATGGAACACTATCATTATTGTTAACGAAAGAAAATCTGAGAGTAATAATTTCCTGAATATCTACAACaaattttctccacttccactccTACTTGTTTGAAGTTAGATCTCCATGATTTAACCTGCTGTTATTTTCAGTTGTTTTGAGACTATATTGCTCTTGAGATAGCCATACTTAAAATAACCATAAAAACACTGGCAAAGTATAACCCTAACCCAGTTCGACATCACACAAACATACTCGTGGCCATCAAGATTCATTCCCATAccccacatactgtacacatatACTTTTGCCCCAGTTGTTTGATGGCAAACATATGTATCTCATGTGCTCTATACAAAATATTTCTGTTGAGATTAGTGACAAAATTGTTCACAAAGGTCGCTTACAAGACAAGCTGAAAATTTGCCTTAGCTGTCAGCTTGAATATTCTGACCTCAagatttcctttttcttctatttattGTTATAGTCAATGCTATTTTACAGTGCAGGTCCAAAGACTGACATACAACtagatattttttaaagtaaGAACAGTAAGTCACTTTTATTTGTTGAGCTAGCGCGTGATGCATAAAACTGTCATTTATAGCTCTAAAATACTGCGATAAGTCAATCCTTCCATATTCTACATCTTCTATTCTCACAAAAGTAagtgtgtgctggagcctaacccagctgaatTTGGGCAAGAAGCAAGGTACGAGGACTGATCCGTAGTCAATAGTAGAGCACTTGAAGACAACCATGCACACTCACCCAAACACTTCAAAACTTGTTCAACCAGTTAACATGCATATTTAACACCAATATCTGTCACTGGTTGTGAAtgcattttaagaacaatttagagtcttcagtcaaccaaGCACACAtaattgtgggaggaaaccggcaaaACCGGACAAAACTCATGTAAGGGCTCATGTAACACGCAAACTCTAACAttattatttcatccatccatccattttcttttttccgcctatcctcacgagggtcacggggagcgctgaagcctatcccagctgtcaaggggcaggaggcgaaccctgaattggttgccaataataattaaattttaatgattaatcTATGAAGTAGGAGAAACAAGAAACAATAGCATTTCAGCCGTATTTTACAGTTCACGGCTTTGCTGTCGCATCCTTGGTGCTGGTGTCTTGCGAGTAAAAAACATAGCTATGGATTGTTaaaagtcttgagggcctgcaccccgtggtccgaggcctggtctgcgctcatgcgggagtagtcgaaaCCCAGATGCACAATGCCGACAACCGCCCTGGAGAGACAGTctgcgaccacattggatttgccggcggtgtgttggatgtccgtagtgtactccaagatgaacgacagttggcgttccTGGCAGgcagaccacggctcggccaccttgcaCATGGTGAAAGTGaagggtttatggtccacatatgccgtaaacctacggccttccaatagggagcggaagtggtgGATCggcagccagaggccgaggagctccctatcgaacgtgctgtatttgcgttccctggggaccagctgacggctgaaaaaggcaagcggttgccaggcgccaccgacccactgttcgaatacggccccaacagcgtagtccgatgcatcggtagtgagagcgacgggggccccgtgggtcgggtgggccagcatagcgtcacgactcagtgcggccttcgtagcctcgaaggcttccatcctcttggccgtccattcaatgtcccggttgggggccttgcctttaagagcctcatagagcgggcgcatggtgTGGgctgcccggcggatgaaccggtgatagaaagtcaccatgcccaggaactcccggagtcCCCGAGCTgtgcgaggtcggggaaaagcggagacgggctcc encodes the following:
- the fat3a gene encoding protocadherin Fat 3a isoform X4, translating into MAITRRVDNIAGNLELQMRNRVADFDYFSLVLDESCDVRDTAQLLIFLRGITEDFQITEELAAMQSMNGTKEQVGTKMGAGWSDDGMDMNMGQWAGMRAPLLGLILLLLLFLLKPPPCCSQNTQGAPQNGPYFGFTQPVYHATVHENSAARTYANSKIKMGIHLAQRSWDIRYRITLGDDEGFFKAEEYVLGDFCFLRIRTKGGNAAILNREIQDNYVLTVKGSIKGETQVEAWAKVSIQVLDMNDLRPLFSPTTYSVTIAESTPLRTSIAQVTATDADIGSNGEFYYFFKEKRELFSVHPTSGVVSLSGKLNVEEQNRYDLEILAVDRGMKLYGNNGVSSTAKLFVHVERVNEHAPLINVVTQKPSWLDKNSVYAIVTVEDPDEGLNGDVDSVVIVGGNLSDQFFIERFNEVEFAIRASETVHWETYPHGCNLTLQAKDKGNPPKFSAVKVVHLAVAKQQKVDVKFEHEFYDVNLSEMAPPGTIVLAVKIKPEPDDAEYVMTPSADSGFFQINTLTGAISTTRWFSQVTQYVFSLEVLEIDSDLKVQVQISIDDANDNTPTFTQSSYKVIVNESVPVGTSVLTVSAVDVDKGENGYITYSISSLLNLPFKINQFSGVISTTKALDFETFSESFMFVVRASDWGSPYRRESEINVTIHLENINDNQPLFEKIACQGMISREFPMDEVITTMSAIDIDELELVKYKIISGNEWGYFDLNPDSGVLALRRPLATANPKNGVFSLKITATDGENFSDPMFVNISLINGKSPPKGLNCKETRVAQKLAEKLLKKSKASNKPKIEDFIDLFSVNRQMPQFESSFPADISVVEDLKVGSSVFQINAYDGDTGFNGQLLYSISDGNTDSCFTIDMDTGLVSVFLPMDREKRDRYILNITIYDLGLPQKAAWHLLTVYVLDANDNAPEFLQEGGYTVVISENTVIGTNVIQVEATDKDHGLNGELLYSFLTSTTQFGINSTNGIVYIAGQLDREFGSSFYLKIEARDKADKGRQRFTITSLKVILEDVNDCPPLFIPSVYKARVLEDLPVGTVVAWLETQDLDLGLGGQVRYSLANDYNGWFDIDKTSGAIRLTKELDYETQQFYNLTVRAKDKGKPVSLLSVTFVEVEVLDVNENLYAPYFAPFALSGLIKENARIGTTLLQVSANDEDDGRDGEIQYSIRDGSGLGRFAIDEETGVIYTTDMLDRETKDSYWLTVYASDHGVVPQFAIIEVFIQVEDVNDNAPLTSEPLYRPSIPENSPRDISVVQIQAQDPDATPHTLSDRLNYRIISGNPQNFFAINSRTEREKEWTTKDEYEKK